Genomic window (Deltaproteobacteria bacterium):
TTCCTTTTGAATCGCATATTTTACTAGTAAAAAGGGGGGCGGCAAACAAACTGGTACAAAATAAAAAGATCGATAATATTATTTTCATATATTTCCTTTGATTGAGTTATTCGCTCAATATAAATTAACTCTTCAGTTTTTTCACCTGTAGATTTTTAGTCAGAGAAGCGCTTTTTTGTTTGTTTACATTGTTGACAGTCAGTTTAAGCTCTGACGGTAGAGCTTGGTTTTTATTTCAGTTAATTTTTCCAAGGAAACCTCGTAGGGTCGTCCGCATACTTGACAGCGAACCTCTGCTGTTTCTTTGCTATGAACCATATCCTCAAGCTCTTGTAATCCTAGTGTTTCAATCGCTTGAAGAACTCGGTCTTGGGTGCAGGGACAAGAATAGGAAAGCGGGAAATGATGCTCGAGTTCTGTATAAGGAATCCCTTGTAAATAAGGTTTTATAAACTCGGTAGCTAGCGTTCCTTTTAATATTTCTTGGGATATACTCGCCTTCATCGCAGCTGCATTTCTTTCCAGTATTTGAACGACTTCATCTTCAACACCTGGCATGACCTCCACAAGGACTCCCCCTGCCGATTGAACTTTGCCATAGGTGTCTAAGTAGACTCCTACAGAAATCACGCTGCGAATCTGATGGGATTGGATCAGATAATGCGCAATATCTTCGCCAATCTCAGAAGAAACTAATTCCACCGTTCCATGGTGGGGTTGCTTTTGAAAGGGCATATGGCGAGTCACCGAAAGGGTCCCCTCACCGATATATTCCTTCAGCTTCAGTCCAGGCACATATTTTTCAGGCTCAAAATAGGTATGAGGAGTGTAGCCCCGCACTTGCCCTTCAAAGTGGGCTTCAGCATAAATCCGACCCATGGGCCCCATGCCCCGAACATAAATCCCAACCTGTTGCTTTTCTTTTA
Coding sequences:
- a CDS encoding Hsp33 family molecular chaperone HslO, whose amino-acid sequence is MERVHRFVSNDFTLRAASVNATTVVKEMQKIQNTSPLPTMAVGRAMVGALLLASHLKEKQQVGIYVRGMGPMGRIYAEAHFEGQVRGYTPHTYFEPEKYVPGLKLKEYIGEGTLSVTRHMPFQKQPHHGTVELVSSEIGEDIAHYLIQSHQIRSVISVGVYLDTYGKVQSAGGVLVEVMPGVEDEVVQILERNAAAMKASISQEILKGTLATEFIKPYLQGIPYTELEHHFPLSYSCPCTQDRVLQAIETLGLQELEDMVHSKETAEVRCQVCGRPYEVSLEKLTEIKTKLYRQSLN